The following are from one region of the Streptomyces changanensis genome:
- a CDS encoding ABC transporter permease: MSRAAPALPAQPPAGAPVSEGGSPATPALMPSLRAVWLRELLLFKRYWPAITFGSLVEPLVYMAGFGLGFSRLVDSAEGRPYPQFLGIGMVVTSVLFASAFAGMFESYNRRCYQHLYDAVLSRPVDVWELVTAEASWIAVKSSAYSSVPLLVTVAIGLPFTPSLLLVPLITLVAGLAFALCGMWVSTLVPAIDWLRLVVSGVLTPLVMAAGVFFPLTGLPGWVQTVAAVNPIHHCMQLVRHAAFGTLGAGDLLHLAVLAAFTVAAWFLAVRGMSRRLFD; the protein is encoded by the coding sequence ATGTCGAGGGCCGCACCGGCTCTACCCGCGCAGCCGCCGGCCGGCGCGCCCGTGTCCGAGGGCGGCTCCCCGGCCACCCCGGCGCTGATGCCGTCACTGCGCGCCGTGTGGCTGCGGGAACTCCTGCTGTTCAAACGCTACTGGCCGGCGATCACCTTCGGCTCGCTGGTCGAGCCCCTGGTCTACATGGCCGGTTTCGGGCTGGGCTTCAGCCGCCTGGTCGACTCCGCCGAGGGCCGCCCGTACCCGCAGTTCCTGGGCATCGGCATGGTGGTGACCTCGGTCCTCTTCGCCTCCGCCTTCGCGGGCATGTTCGAGAGCTACAACCGGCGCTGCTACCAGCACCTGTACGACGCGGTGCTGAGCCGCCCGGTCGACGTGTGGGAGCTGGTCACGGCCGAGGCGTCCTGGATCGCCGTCAAGTCGTCCGCGTACAGCTCGGTACCGCTGCTCGTCACGGTCGCGATCGGTCTGCCGTTCACTCCGTCGCTGCTGCTCGTGCCGCTGATCACGCTGGTGGCGGGGCTGGCGTTCGCCCTGTGCGGGATGTGGGTCTCGACGCTGGTCCCGGCCATCGACTGGCTGCGGCTCGTCGTGTCGGGCGTGCTCACCCCCCTGGTGATGGCCGCCGGGGTGTTCTTCCCGCTGACGGGGCTGCCCGGCTGGGTGCAGACCGTCGCGGCGGTCAACCCCATCCACCACTGCATGCAGCTGGTCCGGCACGCCGCGTTCGGCACGCTCGGTGCCGGGGACCTGCTGCACCTGGCGGTACTCGCCGCCTTCACCGTCGCCGCGTGGTTCCTCGCCGTACGCGGGATGAGCCGCCGTCTCTTCGACTGA
- a CDS encoding class I SAM-dependent RNA methyltransferase: MPKNAPESSLVGEEYEVEVGPVAHGGHCVARTAEGRVLFVRHALPGERVVARVTEGDETSRFLRADAVTVLDPSKDRIEAPCPYAGPGRCGGCDWQHAKPGAQRRLKGEVVAEQLRHLAGLTPEEAGWDGTVVPVEGDKLPAGEVPAWRTRVQYAIDADGRAGLRKHRSHEVQPIDRCLIAAPGVSELGVENRDWSGMASVEAIAATGSQDRQVVLTPRPGARLPLVELDKPVSVLRVEEKDGGVHRVHGRAFVRERADDRTYRVGNGGFWQVHTKAADTLVRAVMQGLLPRKGDTALDLYCGAGLFAGALADRVGDQGAVLGIESGKRAVEDARHNLQHFDRVRVEQGKVEQILPRTGITEVDIIVLDPPRAGAGKQTVHHLASLGARRIAYVACDPAALARDIAYFAETGYRVRTLRAFDLFPMTHHVECVAILEPVK, from the coding sequence ATGCCGAAGAACGCACCCGAGTCCTCGCTGGTCGGCGAGGAGTACGAGGTCGAGGTCGGCCCCGTCGCGCATGGCGGCCACTGCGTCGCCCGCACCGCGGAGGGCAGGGTCCTGTTCGTCCGGCACGCGCTGCCCGGCGAGCGGGTCGTCGCCCGGGTGACCGAGGGCGACGAGACCTCCCGCTTCCTGCGCGCGGACGCCGTCACCGTCCTCGACCCGTCCAAGGACCGCATCGAGGCTCCCTGCCCGTACGCCGGCCCCGGCCGCTGCGGCGGCTGCGACTGGCAGCACGCCAAGCCGGGCGCCCAGCGCCGCCTCAAGGGCGAGGTCGTCGCCGAACAGCTCCGCCACCTCGCGGGCCTCACCCCCGAGGAGGCAGGGTGGGACGGCACGGTCGTGCCCGTCGAGGGCGACAAGCTCCCCGCCGGTGAGGTGCCCGCCTGGCGGACCCGCGTCCAGTACGCCATCGACGCCGACGGCCGCGCGGGCCTGCGCAAGCACCGCTCGCACGAGGTCCAGCCGATCGACCGCTGCCTCATCGCCGCGCCCGGCGTCAGCGAACTCGGCGTCGAGAACCGCGACTGGTCCGGCATGGCGTCCGTCGAGGCCATCGCCGCCACCGGCTCCCAGGACCGCCAGGTCGTCCTCACCCCGCGCCCCGGCGCCCGCCTCCCCCTCGTCGAACTGGACAAGCCGGTCTCGGTGCTGCGCGTCGAGGAGAAGGACGGCGGCGTCCACCGCGTCCACGGCCGTGCTTTTGTCCGCGAGCGCGCCGACGACCGCACCTACCGCGTCGGCAACGGCGGCTTCTGGCAGGTCCACACGAAGGCCGCCGACACCCTCGTCCGCGCCGTCATGCAGGGCCTCCTCCCGCGCAAGGGCGACACCGCCCTCGACCTCTACTGCGGCGCCGGCCTCTTCGCGGGCGCCCTCGCCGACCGCGTCGGCGACCAGGGCGCGGTCCTCGGCATCGAGTCCGGCAAGCGCGCGGTCGAGGACGCCCGCCACAACCTCCAGCACTTCGACCGCGTCCGCGTCGAACAGGGCAAGGTCGAACAGATCCTGCCGCGCACGGGCATCACCGAGGTCGACATCATCGTCCTCGACCCGCCCCGCGCCGGCGCCGGCAAGCAGACGGTCCACCACCTCGCGTCCCTGGGCGCCCGCCGCATCGCCTACGTCGCCTGCGACCCGGCCGCCCTGGCCCGCGACATCGCGTACTTCGCCGAGACCGGCTACCGCGTCCGCACCCTGCGCGCCTTCGACCTCTTCCCGATGACGCACCACGTGGAGTGCGTGGCGATCCTGGAGCCGGTGAAGTAG
- a CDS encoding DUF3159 domain-containing protein, with product MTSLDKPTADHDGPQGPYGPQGGGGGGARGDGAAHQAAGHGAPALDGTAPAGTVRADAAAADPAAADARAVTEAALFEAFGGVRGMVETVLPGLLFVTIYTINKDLHVSALAALAVSLLLVVVRLVRRDTMKHAFSGVFGVAFGVVFAMMTGDAKDFYLPGMLYTLGLGIAYIVTTLAGVPLIGLVLGPIFKENLSWRTRNPGRKKAYAKASYAWGLILLGKCAILFPLYWWADTTQLGWVLVALKIPPFLLAVYLTWMFLAKAPPPIDVFAEMEAAERAEEERKAQAEARRTQPDPQRGA from the coding sequence GTGACGTCACTCGACAAGCCGACCGCCGACCACGACGGCCCGCAGGGCCCGTACGGCCCGCAGGGCGGCGGGGGCGGTGGTGCCCGCGGTGACGGCGCCGCGCACCAAGCCGCCGGACACGGCGCCCCCGCACTCGACGGCACGGCACCAGCCGGCACCGTACGCGCCGACGCCGCGGCCGCCGACCCCGCGGCCGCCGACGCGCGGGCCGTGACCGAGGCCGCGCTGTTCGAGGCGTTCGGCGGGGTCCGCGGCATGGTGGAGACGGTCCTGCCCGGCCTCCTCTTCGTGACGATCTACACGATCAACAAGGACCTGCACGTCTCGGCGCTCGCCGCCCTCGCCGTGTCGCTGCTGCTCGTCGTCGTCCGGCTGGTCCGCCGCGACACCATGAAGCACGCCTTCAGCGGTGTCTTCGGCGTCGCCTTCGGCGTGGTGTTCGCGATGATGACGGGCGACGCCAAGGACTTCTACCTGCCCGGCATGCTCTACACCCTCGGGCTCGGGATCGCGTACATCGTGACGACCCTCGCGGGCGTACCGCTGATCGGCCTCGTCCTCGGCCCGATCTTCAAGGAGAACCTCTCCTGGCGCACCCGTAACCCCGGCCGCAAGAAGGCGTACGCCAAGGCCAGCTACGCGTGGGGCCTGATCCTGCTGGGCAAGTGCGCGATCCTCTTCCCGCTGTACTGGTGGGCCGACACCACCCAGCTCGGCTGGGTGCTCGTCGCACTGAAGATCCCGCCGTTCCTGCTCGCCGTGTACCTGACGTGGATGTTCCTCGCCAAGGCGCCGCCGCCGATCGACGTCTTCGCGGAGATGGAGGCGGCCGAGCGCGCCGAGGAGGAGCGCAAGGCCCAGGCCGAGGCCCGGCGCACCCAGCCGGACCCCCAGCGCGGCGCCTGA
- a CDS encoding MbtH family protein produces MTNPFDSEDRMYAVLRNDRAEHSLWPVGIEVPDGWTVVHEEDSRASCLTWIEAHAS; encoded by the coding sequence ATGACCAACCCCTTCGACAGCGAGGACCGCATGTACGCCGTCCTCCGCAACGACCGCGCCGAGCACTCCCTGTGGCCGGTCGGCATCGAGGTCCCGGACGGCTGGACGGTCGTCCACGAGGAGGACTCCCGCGCGTCCTGCCTCACCTGGATCGAGGCACACGCGTCCTGA
- a CDS encoding APC family permease yields the protein MSKLTDVPKRILIGRALRSDRLGETLLPKRIALPVFASDPLSSVAYAPGEVLLVLSIAGASAYTFSPWIAAAVVILMFTVVASYRQNVHAYPSGGGDYEVANTNLGPKAGLTVASALLVDYVLTVAVSISSGVENLGSAVHFVIEHKVLCAIGIIVLLTLMNLRGVKESGKLFAIPTYVFVTGVFAMIAWGAFKGVVLDRTMQAPTADFTIRPEHEGIAGFALVFLLLRAFSSGCAALTGVEAISNGVPAFRKPKSRNAATTLLLMGALAVTMFCGIIGLAMATHVKMAEKPAHDLLHDGVPVGPDYVQDPVISQVAAAVFGDGTFFFVVLAAATALVLFLAANTAYNGFPLLGSILAQDRYLPRQLHTRGDRLAFSNGIVLLAGAAILLVWIYDADSTKLIQLYIVGVFVSFTLSQTGMVRHWNRLLRTQHDPARRRHMIRSRAINAFGAFFTGLVLIVVLVTKFTHGAWVALLGMAIFFVTMTAIRKHYDRVARELAAPEGPSDDSIRPARVHSIVLVSKIHRPTLRAVAYAKLMRSDKLEALSINVDPAETKALTEEWERRGINVPLKVLDSPYREITRPVVDYVKSLRRESPRDVVSVIIPEYVVGRWYEHLLHNQSALRLKGRLLFTPGVMVTSVPYQLRSSEVAKERAKKHQDWNAPGSVRRGLVETGPKRPSGRGEPNGKE from the coding sequence GTGTCCAAACTGACCGACGTGCCCAAACGGATCCTGATCGGCCGGGCTCTCCGGAGCGACAGGCTGGGCGAGACGCTCCTCCCGAAGCGCATCGCGCTCCCCGTCTTCGCCTCCGACCCCCTCTCCTCCGTGGCGTACGCGCCCGGCGAGGTCCTGCTGGTCCTCTCCATCGCGGGGGCGTCGGCCTACACCTTCAGCCCGTGGATCGCCGCGGCCGTCGTGATCCTCATGTTCACGGTCGTCGCCTCGTACCGGCAGAACGTCCACGCCTACCCCAGCGGCGGCGGCGACTACGAGGTCGCCAACACCAACCTCGGCCCGAAGGCCGGACTCACCGTCGCGAGCGCCCTCCTCGTCGACTACGTCCTGACCGTCGCCGTCTCCATCTCCTCCGGCGTGGAGAACCTCGGCTCGGCCGTCCACTTCGTCATCGAGCACAAGGTCCTGTGCGCCATCGGCATCATCGTGCTGCTGACGCTGATGAACCTGCGCGGCGTGAAGGAGTCCGGCAAGCTCTTCGCCATCCCGACGTACGTCTTCGTCACCGGCGTCTTCGCCATGATCGCCTGGGGTGCGTTCAAGGGCGTCGTCCTCGACCGGACCATGCAGGCCCCCACCGCGGACTTCACGATCCGGCCCGAACACGAGGGCATCGCCGGCTTCGCGCTCGTCTTCCTGCTGCTGCGGGCCTTCTCCTCCGGCTGCGCCGCCCTCACCGGCGTCGAGGCGATCAGCAACGGCGTCCCCGCCTTCCGCAAGCCCAAGTCGAGGAACGCCGCGACGACCCTGCTGCTCATGGGCGCCCTCGCCGTCACCATGTTCTGCGGCATCATCGGCCTGGCCATGGCCACCCATGTGAAGATGGCCGAGAAGCCCGCCCACGACCTGCTCCACGACGGCGTCCCCGTCGGCCCCGACTACGTCCAGGACCCGGTCATCTCCCAGGTCGCGGCCGCCGTCTTCGGCGACGGGACGTTCTTCTTCGTCGTGCTCGCCGCGGCCACCGCGCTCGTGCTCTTCCTGGCCGCCAACACCGCGTACAACGGCTTCCCGCTGCTCGGCTCGATCCTCGCCCAGGACCGGTACCTGCCCCGCCAGCTCCACACCCGCGGCGACCGGCTCGCCTTCTCCAACGGCATCGTGCTCCTCGCCGGCGCGGCCATCCTGCTCGTCTGGATCTACGACGCCGACTCCACGAAGCTCATCCAGCTCTACATCGTCGGCGTCTTCGTCTCCTTCACGCTCAGCCAGACCGGCATGGTCCGCCACTGGAACCGCCTGCTGCGCACCCAGCACGACCCGGCCAGGCGCCGCCACATGATCCGCTCCCGCGCGATCAACGCCTTCGGCGCCTTCTTCACCGGCCTCGTCCTCATCGTCGTCCTCGTCACCAAGTTCACCCACGGCGCCTGGGTCGCGCTGCTCGGCATGGCGATCTTCTTCGTGACGATGACCGCCATCCGCAAGCACTACGACCGCGTCGCCCGGGAGCTCGCCGCCCCCGAGGGCCCCAGCGACGACAGCATCCGCCCCGCGCGCGTGCACTCCATCGTCCTGGTGTCGAAGATCCACCGCCCCACACTCCGCGCGGTCGCCTACGCCAAGCTGATGCGCTCCGACAAGCTGGAGGCGCTCAGCATCAACGTCGACCCCGCCGAGACCAAGGCCCTCACCGAGGAGTGGGAGCGCCGCGGCATCAACGTCCCGCTGAAGGTCCTCGACTCCCCGTACCGCGAGATCACCCGGCCCGTCGTCGACTACGTCAAGAGCCTGCGCCGCGAGAGCCCCCGTGACGTCGTCAGCGTGATCATCCCGGAGTACGTGGTCGGTCGCTGGTACGAGCACCTGCTGCACAACCAGAGCGCCCTGCGCCTCAAGGGCCGCCTCCTGTTCACTCCCGGCGTCATGGTCACCTCCGTGCCCTACCAGCTGCGCTCGTCCGAGGTGGCCAAGGAGCGGGCGAAGAAGCACCAGGACTGGAACGCGCCCGGCTCGGTCCGCCGGGGCCTGGTGGAGACCGGCCCCAAGCGCCCCTCCGGCCGCGGGGAGCCGAACGGCAAGGAGTGA
- a CDS encoding potassium channel family protein translates to MRVAIAGAGAVGRSIAGELLENGHDVLLVDKAPTAISVERVPQAEWLLADACEITSLDEAALQRCHVVIAATGDDKVNLVVSLLAKTEYGVPRVVARVNNPKNEWLFTEAWGVDVAVSTPRLMSALVEEAVSVGDLVRLLRFSHGDANLVELTLPPESGLAGTQIGDVAWPEDTSLVTIIRGSRVLTPTPEETLEAGDELLFVAAQAREEQLEELLSVRREDASG, encoded by the coding sequence ATGCGGGTCGCCATCGCCGGCGCCGGCGCGGTGGGGCGTTCCATCGCGGGTGAGCTGTTGGAGAACGGTCACGACGTCCTCCTGGTCGACAAGGCGCCTACCGCCATCTCGGTGGAGCGGGTGCCGCAGGCGGAGTGGCTGCTGGCCGACGCGTGCGAGATCACGTCCCTGGACGAGGCGGCGCTGCAGCGGTGCCACGTCGTCATCGCGGCGACGGGCGACGACAAGGTGAACCTCGTCGTGTCGCTGCTCGCGAAGACCGAGTACGGGGTGCCCCGGGTCGTCGCCCGGGTGAACAACCCGAAGAACGAGTGGCTCTTCACCGAGGCGTGGGGCGTGGACGTCGCCGTGTCGACGCCGCGTCTGATGTCGGCCCTGGTGGAGGAGGCGGTGAGCGTCGGCGACCTGGTCCGGCTGCTGCGCTTCAGCCACGGCGACGCGAACCTCGTCGAGCTGACGCTGCCCCCGGAGTCGGGCCTGGCCGGTACGCAGATCGGGGACGTGGCATGGCCGGAGGACACCTCGCTGGTCACGATCATCCGCGGTTCGCGGGTGCTGACGCCGACCCCGGAGGAGACCCTGGAGGCCGGTGACGAGCTGCTGTTCGTCGCGGCGCAGGCGCGCGAGGAGCAGCTGGAGGAGTTGCTGTCGGTGCGGCGCGAGGACGCCTCCGGCTGA
- a CDS encoding potassium channel family protein: protein MHIVIMGCGRVGAALAQTLEQQGHTVAVVDQDPTAFRRLGSGFGGRRVTGVGFDQDTLREAGIEEAGAFAAVSSGDNSNIIAARVAREMFGIENVAARIYDPRRAEVYQRLGIPTVATVRWTADQMLRRLLPAGSEPVWRDPSGGVQLAEVHTSPAWIGHKVSTLQEETGVRVAFLTRLGEAMLPTSQTVLQEGDLVHVMMRTDEVEKVEAAFAHGPEGGEH from the coding sequence GTGCACATTGTGATCATGGGCTGCGGCCGGGTGGGGGCGGCCCTGGCGCAGACCCTGGAGCAGCAGGGGCACACGGTCGCGGTCGTCGACCAGGACCCCACGGCCTTCCGGCGCCTCGGCTCCGGCTTCGGTGGACGGCGTGTCACCGGGGTCGGCTTCGACCAGGACACCCTGCGCGAGGCGGGCATCGAGGAGGCCGGGGCGTTCGCCGCGGTCAGCAGTGGTGACAATTCCAACATCATCGCCGCGCGTGTCGCCCGCGAGATGTTCGGCATCGAGAACGTCGCCGCCCGTATCTACGACCCCCGGCGCGCCGAGGTGTACCAGCGGCTGGGCATCCCGACGGTCGCCACGGTGCGGTGGACCGCCGACCAGATGCTGAGGCGTCTGCTGCCGGCGGGGTCGGAGCCGGTGTGGCGGGACCCGAGCGGTGGGGTGCAGCTCGCGGAGGTGCACACCTCCCCCGCCTGGATCGGCCACAAGGTGAGCACGCTCCAGGAGGAGACGGGGGTCCGTGTGGCGTTCCTGACCCGGCTGGGCGAGGCGATGCTGCCGACGTCGCAGACCGTCCTGCAGGAGGGCGATCTGGTGCACGTGATGATGCGGACGGACGAGGTCGAGAAGGTCGAGGCGGCGTTCGCCCACGGCCCCGAGGGAGGCGAGCACTGA
- a CDS encoding ABC transporter ATP-binding protein produces MSVPVVHFQDVVKTYGTASALDGLDLEVPPGRFFGLLGPNGAGKSTTMRLITGQSRATGGTVEVLGHGMPAASRRVRSLLGVVPQEDNLDIELTVRQNLEVFARFSALPPAGCGAAVDRALAAVRLTDRADSRVEALSGGMRRRLLLARGILTSPRLLLLDEPTVGLDPQIRQDLWDVIEALRETGTTVLMSTHYIEEAERLADEVAVVFAGRLIARGTPTELLRAHAGAQAAEYRGDASRRTEVEALVARAGLTSRRTGLSVSVLRAETMPESLRAELGAPDVLRPTTLEDVFVTLTGELFV; encoded by the coding sequence GTGAGCGTCCCCGTAGTCCATTTCCAGGACGTCGTGAAGACCTACGGCACGGCGAGCGCCCTCGACGGGCTCGATCTGGAGGTTCCCCCGGGCCGGTTCTTCGGACTGCTGGGGCCGAACGGCGCCGGCAAGTCCACGACCATGCGCCTGATCACCGGGCAGAGCCGGGCCACCGGCGGCACGGTCGAGGTGCTGGGGCACGGCATGCCCGCCGCGTCGCGGCGGGTCCGCTCGCTGCTCGGCGTCGTTCCGCAGGAGGACAACCTCGACATCGAGCTGACCGTCCGGCAGAACCTGGAGGTGTTCGCCCGTTTCAGCGCCCTGCCGCCCGCCGGGTGCGGCGCGGCGGTGGACCGGGCGCTGGCGGCGGTGCGCCTCACCGACCGGGCGGACAGCCGGGTCGAGGCGCTGTCCGGTGGCATGCGGCGCAGGCTGCTCCTCGCGCGGGGCATCCTCACGTCCCCGCGGCTGCTGCTTCTCGACGAGCCGACCGTGGGCCTGGACCCGCAGATCCGCCAGGACCTGTGGGACGTCATCGAGGCGCTGCGCGAGACCGGCACGACGGTGCTGATGTCCACGCACTACATCGAGGAGGCGGAGCGCCTCGCCGACGAGGTCGCCGTCGTCTTCGCGGGCCGGCTGATCGCCCGGGGCACCCCGACCGAGCTGCTGCGCGCCCACGCCGGGGCGCAGGCCGCCGAGTACCGGGGGGACGCGTCCCGCCGTACGGAGGTGGAGGCGCTCGTGGCGAGGGCGGGGCTCACCAGCAGGCGCACCGGCCTGTCGGTGTCGGTGCTCCGCGCCGAGACGATGCCCGAGTCGCTGCGCGCCGAGCTGGGCGCTCCGGACGTGCTGCGGCCCACGACCCTGGAGGACGTCTTCGTGACGCTGACGGGCGAGCTGTTCGTCTGA